One region of Micromonospora ureilytica genomic DNA includes:
- the uvrC gene encoding excinuclease ABC subunit UvrC, which yields MADPSTYRPAPGTIPELPGVYRFRDGTGRVIYVGKARNLRSRLNSYFGDVWNLHERTRQMVTTAESVDWITVGTEVEALQQEFTWIKQYDPRFNVRYRDDKSYPYLAVTLDEEYPRLQVMRGAKRKGVRYFGPYSHAWAIRETLDLLLRVFPARTCSAGVFKRAGQVGRPCLLGYIGKCSAPCVGTVSADEHRAIVDGFCDFMAGRTDTMVRKIEREMTEASEQLEFERAARLRDDVAALRRAMEKQTVVLGDGTDADVVAFADDPLESAVQVFHVRDGRVRGQRGWVVEKTEDLTTGDLVHHFCTQVYGGEHGEADVPRELLVPELPADADALAEWLSNHRGSRVSLRVPQRGDKRSLMETVERNAKDALSRHKLKRSGDLTTRGKALDEISEALGMSTSPLRIECFDISQIQGTDVVASMVVFEDGLPRKSEYRRFIVRGATDDLSAMSEVLRRRFARYLDARAETGEVGVESADDAAAPQDAVEPQVGVLIDPTTGRPRKFAYPPQLVVVDGGAPQVAAAAQALADLGIDDVALCGLAKRLEEVWLPDDEFPVILPRTSEGLYLLQRVRDEAHRFAITFHRQRRSKRMTESALDHVPGLGEVRRKALLRHFGSLKRLSAATVEEITEVPGVGQRTAEAILAALDKDTKAGDSAEAKPTT from the coding sequence GTGGCTGACCCCTCGACCTACCGCCCCGCACCCGGCACCATCCCGGAGCTACCGGGGGTCTACCGCTTCCGTGACGGCACCGGCCGGGTGATCTACGTCGGCAAGGCGCGAAATCTGCGCAGCCGACTCAACTCCTACTTCGGCGACGTCTGGAACCTGCACGAGCGCACCCGGCAGATGGTCACCACCGCCGAGTCGGTGGACTGGATCACCGTCGGCACCGAGGTCGAGGCGCTCCAGCAGGAGTTCACCTGGATCAAGCAGTACGACCCCCGCTTCAACGTCCGCTACCGCGACGACAAGTCGTACCCCTATCTCGCCGTGACCCTCGACGAGGAGTACCCACGGCTGCAGGTGATGCGCGGCGCCAAGCGCAAGGGCGTGCGTTACTTCGGTCCCTACTCACACGCCTGGGCGATCCGGGAGACCCTCGACCTGCTGCTGCGGGTGTTCCCCGCGCGCACGTGCTCCGCCGGGGTGTTCAAGCGGGCCGGCCAGGTCGGTCGTCCCTGCCTGCTGGGCTACATCGGCAAGTGCTCGGCGCCGTGCGTCGGCACCGTCTCCGCCGACGAACACCGGGCCATCGTCGACGGGTTCTGCGACTTCATGGCCGGGCGCACCGACACCATGGTCCGCAAGATCGAACGCGAGATGACCGAGGCGAGCGAGCAACTGGAGTTCGAGCGGGCCGCCCGGCTGCGCGACGACGTGGCCGCGCTGCGCCGGGCCATGGAGAAGCAGACAGTGGTGCTCGGCGACGGCACCGACGCGGACGTCGTCGCGTTCGCCGACGACCCGCTCGAGAGCGCCGTTCAGGTCTTCCACGTCCGCGACGGCCGGGTCCGCGGCCAGCGCGGCTGGGTGGTGGAGAAGACCGAGGATCTGACCACCGGGGACCTGGTGCACCACTTCTGCACCCAGGTGTACGGCGGCGAGCACGGCGAGGCCGACGTGCCCCGGGAACTGCTGGTCCCCGAGCTGCCCGCGGACGCCGACGCGCTGGCCGAATGGCTCTCCAACCATCGAGGCAGTCGGGTTTCGCTGCGGGTGCCGCAGCGTGGCGACAAGCGCTCACTGATGGAGACGGTGGAGCGCAACGCCAAGGACGCGCTGTCCCGGCACAAGCTCAAGCGCTCCGGTGACCTGACCACCCGGGGCAAGGCACTGGACGAGATCAGCGAGGCACTGGGCATGAGCACCTCGCCGCTGCGCATCGAGTGTTTCGACATCTCCCAGATCCAGGGCACCGACGTGGTCGCCAGCATGGTGGTCTTCGAGGACGGGTTGCCCCGCAAGAGCGAGTACCGGCGGTTCATCGTCCGGGGCGCCACCGATGACCTCTCCGCGATGTCCGAGGTGCTCCGCCGCCGCTTCGCCCGCTACCTGGACGCCAGGGCCGAGACGGGCGAGGTGGGCGTCGAGTCGGCCGACGATGCGGCAGCCCCTCAGGACGCGGTCGAACCACAGGTCGGTGTCCTGATCGATCCGACCACCGGCCGGCCCCGAAAATTCGCGTACCCGCCGCAGCTGGTGGTCGTCGACGGCGGCGCCCCACAGGTCGCGGCCGCCGCGCAGGCCCTCGCCGACCTGGGCATCGACGACGTGGCCCTGTGCGGGCTGGCCAAGCGGCTGGAGGAGGTGTGGCTCCCGGACGACGAGTTCCCCGTCATCCTCCCGCGCACCTCGGAGGGGCTCTACCTGCTGCAACGGGTGCGTGACGAGGCCCACCGGTTCGCCATCACCTTCCATCGGCAGCGCCGCTCCAAGCGGATGACCGAGTCGGCACTGGACCACGTACCCGGCCTCGGCGAGGTGCGGCGCAAGGCGCTGCTGCGGCACTTCGGCTCGCTCAAGCGGCTCTCGGCCGCAACTGTCGAAGAGATCACCGAGGTGCCGGGAGTGGGTCAGCGCACCGCCGAGGCGATCCTGGCTGCCCTCGACAAGGACACAAAGGCCGGCGACAGCGCGGAGGCCAAGCCCACCACCTGA
- the recQ gene encoding DNA helicase RecQ, which translates to MASPTDLRAASDALDVLGRVFGYDAFRGFQQDVIDHVVAGGDALVLMPTGGGKSLCYQIPALVRDGVAVVVSPLIALMQDQVDALTAVGVRAGFLNSTQTLDARRRVEAAFVAGELDLLYLAPEALGVRSTLALLDRGRISLFAIDEAHCVSQWGHDFRPDYLALSMLHERWPEVPRIALTATATSATRTEIATRLNLDGARHFVASFDRPNIQYRIVPKREPRKQLLTLLRDEHPGDAGIVYCLSRASVDKTAEFLTANGVAALPYHAGLDAGTRARNQQRFLREDGLVMVATIAFGMGIDKPDVRFVAHLDLPKSVEGYYQETGRAGRDGLPSTAWLAYGLQDVVQQRKMIETSDGDLAHRRNLAAHLDAMLALCETVRCRRVQLLEYFGETTTAACGNCDTCLTPPESWDGTVAAQKLLSAVFRLDRERNQRFGAGHCIDILLGKQNDKISQYGHDSLTVFGIGSELSEAEWRGVVRQLLAEGLLAVEGDYGTLALTEASADVLGRRRTVTLRREPEKPASSRSSKPRGSSTVVAELTPAAASLFERLRGWRASSAKEQGVPAYVIFHDATLRQIASDAPSTLADLSRVSGVGENKLAKYGEQILAVLATD; encoded by the coding sequence ATGGCTTCTCCCACCGACCTGCGTGCCGCTTCCGACGCCCTGGACGTGCTGGGCCGGGTCTTCGGCTACGACGCGTTCCGTGGTTTCCAGCAGGACGTGATCGACCATGTGGTCGCCGGCGGCGACGCGCTGGTGTTGATGCCCACCGGTGGCGGCAAGTCCCTGTGCTACCAGATCCCGGCCCTGGTCCGCGACGGCGTCGCCGTCGTCGTGTCCCCGCTGATCGCGCTCATGCAGGACCAGGTCGATGCCCTCACCGCGGTCGGCGTACGCGCCGGCTTCCTCAACTCGACCCAGACCCTGGACGCCCGACGGCGGGTGGAAGCCGCCTTCGTCGCCGGCGAGTTGGACCTGCTCTACCTGGCCCCGGAGGCGCTCGGCGTCCGGTCCACCCTCGCCCTGCTCGACCGGGGGCGCATCTCCCTGTTCGCGATCGACGAGGCGCACTGCGTGTCCCAGTGGGGGCACGACTTCCGCCCCGACTACCTCGCCCTGTCGATGCTGCACGAACGCTGGCCCGAGGTGCCCCGCATCGCGCTGACCGCCACCGCGACCAGCGCCACCCGCACCGAGATCGCGACCCGACTCAACCTCGACGGCGCCCGGCACTTCGTGGCCAGCTTCGACCGGCCCAACATCCAGTACCGGATCGTGCCCAAACGCGAGCCCCGCAAGCAACTGCTGACGCTGCTGCGCGACGAGCACCCCGGCGACGCCGGCATCGTCTACTGCCTGTCCCGGGCCTCGGTCGACAAGACGGCGGAGTTCCTCACCGCCAACGGGGTCGCCGCGCTGCCGTACCACGCCGGGCTGGACGCGGGCACCCGCGCTCGCAACCAACAGCGTTTCCTGCGGGAAGACGGCCTGGTCATGGTGGCCACCATCGCCTTCGGCATGGGCATCGACAAGCCCGACGTCCGCTTCGTCGCCCACCTCGACCTGCCCAAGTCCGTCGAGGGCTACTACCAGGAAACCGGCCGCGCCGGCCGCGACGGCCTGCCGTCCACCGCCTGGCTCGCGTACGGGCTGCAGGACGTGGTCCAGCAACGCAAGATGATCGAGACCTCCGACGGCGACCTCGCCCACCGCCGCAACCTCGCCGCGCACCTGGACGCCATGCTCGCCCTCTGCGAGACGGTGCGCTGCCGGCGGGTCCAACTGCTCGAATACTTCGGCGAGACGACGACGGCCGCCTGCGGCAACTGCGACACCTGCCTCACCCCACCCGAGTCCTGGGACGGCACCGTCGCCGCCCAGAAGTTGCTGTCCGCCGTCTTCCGCCTCGACCGCGAACGCAACCAGCGCTTCGGCGCCGGGCACTGCATCGACATCCTGCTCGGCAAACAGAACGACAAAATCAGCCAGTACGGTCACGACTCCCTGACCGTCTTCGGCATCGGCTCCGAGCTCAGCGAGGCCGAGTGGCGGGGCGTGGTCCGACAACTGCTCGCCGAAGGGCTCCTCGCCGTGGAGGGCGACTACGGCACCCTCGCGCTGACCGAGGCGAGCGCCGACGTCCTCGGTCGCCGCCGCACGGTCACCCTGCGCCGCGAACCGGAGAAGCCGGCATCGAGCCGCTCATCGAAGCCGCGCGGCTCGTCCACAGTCGTCGCCGAACTGACCCCGGCCGCCGCGTCACTGTTCGAGCGGCTGCGCGGCTGGCGTGCGTCCAGCGCCAAAGAGCAGGGCGTTCCGGCGTACGTGATCTTCCACGACGCCACGCTGCGACAGATCGCCAGCGACGCGCCCAGCACCCTGGCCGACCTGTCCCGCGTCAGCGGGGTCGGCGAGAACAAACTCGCCAAGTACGGCGAGCAGATCCTGGCCGTCCTCGCCACCGACTGA
- a CDS encoding C39 family peptidase: MRTDLIRKTALTAAGLAFTGGAIAGPVTTAFAAPTSGKPVTQTHTDRKGHGERELGVRYEAQPNFYYCGPAATRNALSVQGKNINVDDMAKEMGTTEAGTNSINDITPVLNKETGKTDAYRSVEISTPDADAKQTDTLRADVVKTVDDGRAVVANIAGTSTDTDGTTHSYEGGHYISVVGYRDNGNTVTIADSADPNQAAYQISVEHLADWIATRGYATS, translated from the coding sequence ATGCGTACCGATCTGATCCGTAAGACCGCCCTCACCGCTGCTGGTCTCGCCTTCACCGGCGGCGCCATCGCCGGCCCCGTCACCACCGCCTTCGCCGCCCCCACCAGCGGCAAGCCGGTCACGCAGACCCACACCGACCGCAAGGGCCACGGCGAGCGGGAACTCGGCGTGCGCTACGAAGCCCAACCGAACTTCTACTACTGCGGCCCCGCCGCCACCCGAAACGCCCTGTCCGTGCAGGGCAAGAACATCAACGTTGATGACATGGCCAAGGAAATGGGCACCACCGAGGCCGGCACCAACTCCATCAACGACATCACCCCCGTCCTGAACAAGGAAACCGGCAAGACCGACGCCTACCGGTCGGTGGAGATCAGCACCCCCGACGCCGACGCGAAGCAGACCGACACGCTGCGCGCCGACGTGGTCAAGACCGTCGACGACGGCCGCGCCGTGGTCGCGAACATCGCCGGGACCAGCACCGACACCGACGGCACCACCCACTCCTACGAGGGCGGGCACTACATCAGCGTCGTCGGCTACCGCGACAACGGCAACACCGTCACCATCGCCGACTCCGCCGACCCCAACCAGGCCGCCTACCAGATCAGCGTCGAGCACCTCGCCGACTGGATCGCCACCCGCGGCTACGCCACCAGCTGA